Proteins from a single region of Apium graveolens cultivar Ventura chromosome 7, ASM990537v1, whole genome shotgun sequence:
- the LOC141671579 gene encoding putative phospholipid hydroperoxide glutathione peroxidase, producing MASELSSVLQSIHDFTVKDDKGNDVELSRYKGKVLLIVNVASQCGLTTSNYTELAELYKKYKDQGIEILAFPCNQFNGQEPGTNEEIENFVCTRFKAEYPIFSKVDVNGSDAAPLYKYLKSVKGDEIEWNFAKFLVDKDGKLVERYAPTTTPLTFENGIKKVLGVA from the exons ATGGCCAGTGAATTAAGCAGTGTACTGCAATCCATCCATGACTTCACTGTCAAG GATGACAAGGGTAATGATGTAGAGCTAAGCAGGTACAAGGGCAAAGTTTTGTTGATTGTCAATGTTGCATCTCAATG TGGCCTTACCACTTCAAACTATACAGAGTTGGCAGAGTTGTACAAGAAGTACAAGGATCAAG GAATAGAGATTCTTGCATTTCCATGCAACCAGTTTAATGGACAGGAGCCTGGGACTAATGAAGAAATTGAAAACTTTGTCTGCACTCGTTTCAAAGCTGAATATCCTATCTTCAGTAAG GTTGATGTGAATGGATCAGATGCTGCTCCGTTATACAAGTACCTTAAGTCTGTCAAAGGGGATGAAATTGAATGGAATTTTGCCAAGTTCTTAGTCGATAAAGATGGCAAACTTGTTGAACGTTATGCTCCCACAACCACTCCGCTTACCTTTGAG